The Acidobacteriota bacterium genome has a window encoding:
- a CDS encoding condensation protein: protein MSDAARGAAGLSPSKRALLESMLRGKRPGEAPAITIPRRGDRSTAPLSFAQARLWFVHQIVPASPAYNVPAALRLRG, encoded by the coding sequence ATGAGCGACGCGGCGCGGGGCGCGGCCGGGCTCTCCCCGTCGAAGCGGGCCCTGCTCGAGTCGATGCTGCGCGGGAAGCGCCCGGGTGAGGCCCCCGCGATCACGATCCCGCGGCGCGGCGATCGATCGACCGCTCCGCTCTCGTTCGCGCAGGCGCGGCTCTGGTTCGTGCACCAGATCGTCCCCGCGAGCCCGGCGTACAACGTCCCGGCGGCGCTGCGGTTGCGCGGG